The Pseudanabaena sp. PCC 6802 genomic interval CGATCTGAAGTTTGTGGGTGAGGTGCTAAAAAATACTCTAGTGGTGCCAACTGTGGCGATCGTGACTGAGAATAATCAAACAGGACTGCTTTTGCCGGATGGGAACAACAAACCCAAATTCCACCCCGTCACGTTGGGTATCACGATTAACGATCGCACTCAAATTCTCAAAGGCGTTAACTCCGGCGATCGCGTTTTCCTCACCCTCTCTGAAAACAAGAAACCCGGAAATAACTGATCGGTCTGTCATGCTTGTATCTGTTTGGGAAAAGATAAGCTAAAATTTCTGAGATTCGGGACTTACGCAAAGCAGATCCCCTAACCCCCAACCCTTACGGGAAGGCAAAGCCTGGAAAAAGGGTGCTTTTGGCTTCTCCCCCTTAAAAAGGGGGGCTAGGGGGGATCTTGAGTTTTAGCATTCAATGCGTAATTCCTAGGATTATCGCTCGGATTAACGATAGACAAAGCGAGGCAGAATTCAAATGGCTACAATCATTGGTCGCGTTTTTGCCACGGAAAATATCCCCAGTACGCCCGATACTTTTAATTTCTGGACGGAACTAAATTCCCCAGTGGGAATCGGCACGATCGTGAAGGTTACAGTACCGCAGCCGTCCAAACGCAATTTTGGCAATGCCAATGCCACGCAGTGGGATATCTATGGCATCGTGGTAGAAGCGCACGGTTACACGGATTTAGTCTCGGCGCTCTACGATTACATCGGTGCCGATCGCAGCCCAGAATTGGCAGATATCGCACCCACGCAAAGGCCGGAGATTCGAGCTTTTAAGGTAGCCGTCCTGCGCATGGAGCCGGAAGAACCCATGCAACCCGTTCCCATCGGCCCCGTGTACCTGGCGGAAGACGAGGACGTGCTGATGTCCATGCGCATGGATGAGTACGTGCATAAAGGCAGGGGAATTCCTGTAGGCGTATACGTCAAGGGAGGTGCCAATTCCCCCGTTTATCTCGATGCCGATTTCCTGTTGGGGCCAGAAGCGGCACATCTGAATATTACTGGCGTATCCGGCCTAGCCACGAAGACATCCTTAGTGGAATTTCTATTAAAAAGCATATTTACGCATTATTATCCCGATCGCAGCGATCGCAGCGTGGCAGCGGTATTTTTCAATGTCAAAGGCCCTGACCTCCTTTATTTAGATCTGGAGCCAGCCGAGTCTGGTCAGTTAAGCCCTGAAGAGATAGCGATCTACGATAAGTTGGAGATTCCTGCTACACCATTCGATCGCGTGCAGTACTACGCTCCCTATAAGCCTGACGGTTACAACCTGAATACACTCCGTACCCATCCCGATCTATTGCATAACGTCTCGCCACTGCAATGGGGGTTGACCGAGATTTTTGAATATACAGAGGTTTTACTCAATCGCGATGATGTTGATGCTAAGGCTGATGCCGTTTTGGCATTGATCGAAGAGAAGGTGATTCGCAAACCCGATCCTGCCTACACTCTGGGTGTCAAAGTTACTAATTTCCAGCGCCTCGAAGAGTGGTTTCGACAAGTAATTGAGGAAATGGAAAGCGACAATAAAAAAGAGTGGCACAGCCACCACATCGCGACATTGTATAAGGTGCGAAATCGCTTGCTTAACATCACTAATCGCTGTCGCGGTCTGGTTGGCAATGGCGATGCCGTAAGCGATCTGCCGTGGGGCGAGTTTCGCAAAAATCACATCTACGTCGTGGATGTGGCAAACCTCGATCCTACCGCCCAGGATTTAGTATTTACGCGCATTGTCAGTAAAATTCGCGAATCCCTCGAACAAAACGATCTGGGCGTAGAACGTGCAATTATCTTCGTCGATGAGTTAAATAAATATGCCGCTTCCGATAGCGGCGACACTTACCTGAAGCGCACTTTGCTGGATATTTCCGAGCGGGGCAGATATCTAGGCGAAGTCCTATTTTCGGCACAGCAGTTTAGATCGCAGGTACACAAGCGGGTTGTTGGTAACTGCGGCACGGGTTTGTACGGTCGTATGGATATGGACGAACTTGCTACGCCGGGCTACAGTAACCTCTCTGCGGCGGTTAAGACCAAGCTGTCGACTTTACCTAAGGGCGAGTTGATGGTGAGGCATCCCCACTTTACTCAACCTGTATTCGTGAAGTTCCCGCGTCCGTCGGTCATGCGCGGTCAAGATGGGCGACAGCTCTATCCACCGCAAGTGGATATGGAGTTCCAAGAAGCAATGGTCTATCGCTTGCGGCAGTTGCAACGCCATCTATCACCAGCCAAGATTAAAGATGCGATCGCGGGCTATGACGACGACATTGTTTTGCAGGTAGTGAACAAAATCGAACAGCAGCGACCGGAAGATATTCTCAGCTTCTGTAAAACCAATCTGCGTACTATTCCCACTCGCAGTAATGGAGCCAAGGTTAAGGTTGCCCCTCTCTACATACCAGATGAATCGGATGATGCCTATGGGGATTAACGTGACTTCACCCATCCACAGCGTAGCCGGCGGCGGCGATCGCACCCTTAACCTCAGATTCGGCTTGCGTTGTAGTAATACTGACTAACTTAGTGGTCAGATCGGCCTGGATTGTAGCAGAGGCATCCAGCGCCTTTACTGCCTTGGTAATGGTATCCGCACAGGCGGAACAAGCCATAGAGGGAATTTTTAGCTCGATTGTTGACATTTTAGTTTGTGCCCTTGTGGTTTAGTTTTTTGCAGGTGGTTGAAGCTTACAATAATTAAGGTTACGCAATAGTAATTTTACAAAATGTTCGCAAATGCCCGATCGTCAAATACTACTTGATTTTGAGAAACCTTTGGTAGAGCTAGAAAGTCGCATCGATCAAATTCGCTCTCTAGCTAAAGATAATGGTGTTGATGTCGATCAACAGATCTATCAGCTCGAGCAACGTGCCGATCAACTGAGACAGGAGATCTTTAGCAGTCTGTCTCCCATGCAAAAAATGCAGATCGCACGCCATCCGCGCCGCCCCAGCACGCTCGACTACATTCAGACTATCACCGACGAATGGTTGGAGTTACACGGCGATCGCCGTGGTAACGACGATCCAGCTATGGTGGGAGGTATCGCCAAGCTAGATGGCTACTCGGTCGTAGTTTTGGGGCACCAAAAAGGGCGCGACACCAAAGACAACGTTGCTCGCAATTTTGGCATGGCTTCACCAGGAGGATATCGCAAGGCACTGCGCCTGATGGAACATGCCGATCGCTTTGGCCTACCAATTATTACCCTGATCGACACTCCAGGTGCATACCCCGGCGTATCGGCGGAGGAACTGGGACAAGGCGAAGCGATCGCCGCTAATCTCCGCAACTGTTTCGGCCTGCAAGTACCAATTATCTGCACTGTGATCGGTGAAGGTGGATCTGGCGGTGCTTTGGGTATTGGCGTGGGCGATCATCTGATGATGTTCGAGCATTCTGTGTATACTGTAGCCACACCTGAAGCCTGCGCTGCTATTCTGTGGCGCGATGCGGCAAAAGCTCCTAAAGCGGCAGAGGCACTCAAGATTACTGCCGACGACCTCAAGCAATTAGGTATTATCGATCAGGTCTTGGCCGAACCAAGAGGTGGCGCGCACCGATTGCCACTGGAAGCAGCAGCCACCCTCAAAGCAGCACTTATCAAAAACCTGGAGCAGATTAGTAAGATGAGTGTTAGAGATCGCCAGGAACGCCGCTATCAAAAGTTCCGCAAGATGGGTGTATTTCTCGAAGCAGATTTGTAGGTAACCCTAGGAAACCCGATTATGTCAGAGCCTGGCATCGCCGAACTATTACGACAGGGCAATGCGATCGTGCTGGCTGCCTTAATTAATCGCCTCCTCTTACCCTACGCCATGACTGCTACGCTGGAGAAATGCGATCGCAGGTTGAACCTGTCGATCTCCTCCAGTCAAAGACTACCAGAGTTAGATTTTTCCATGCCAGATCGGCAGGGATTGGTGGCACTCGTGCAAAGATTGCTGCTGCGATTGAACGTGCAAGCGATCGACCGCGTGAACCTATCCTGGCAACTATCCAATGTAGTTCAGGATCTAGCTTTGCCAGATCGGAAATTCGATTGCTCTGAGTATGCTTGGAATGCTGAGTTTAATCTGGCTAACCCTGAAACTACAGCAAAAACCGATGATGAACGCAGTATCGAGCCTGCACCTGAGAATAGTAGGTTGGCTAAATGCGATCGCGATTTGCCCGCACCGACAGATAACTTTGGGAACCAGCTAGTACAATACGCGATCGCAACTCTAATTATGGCTGGTCTATTTTTGGGCATTCATTTTGCCATCAATAATAACAAACCCGCCAAAAATAGCCCGAACTCTGCCCTTATGCGTGGAATAATAGCGTGAAACCCGGCTTAATTCATATTTGTGTCATTTTAGGAACTCGGCCTGAAGCCGTGAAGCTAGCTCCAGTTGTCTTGAGCTTGCGGCAAAGTCCTGCGTTTAAAACCACCCTCATCCTCACGGGTCAACACCGCGAGATGGTGCAACAGGTGATGGATTTATTCGCACTCAAAGCAGATTATGACCTAGCAATCATGCAGCCCAAGCAGTCGTTAACTCAGATTACCTGTGGCAGCTTGAGCGGCTTAGAGCAATTGTTCCAGGATCTCCACCCAGACATGATTTTAGTACAGGGCGATACTACTACTGCATTTGCTGCGGCGTTAGCGGCTTTTTATCAGCGCATCCCCATCGGGCACGTAGAGGCAGGCTTGCGCACTGACGATTTATTTAATCCTTATCCCGAAGAAGCCAACCGCCGTCTCATTTCCCAAATTGCCCAGCTTCACTTTGCACCTACGATCGCCGCTGTCGAGAATCTCAAGCGCTCTGGCATTACCGCTGGCATCCACAACACTGGTAATACGGTAATCGATGCCCTCCTGCACGTATCCGCCCAGTCACCCGCCTGCGACATTCCTGGTCTGGATTGGTCGGCTCATCGCGTTATCTTATCCACGGTACATCGACGCGAAAATTGGGGACAGCCCTTAGAAGACATTGCGAAAGCGTGGTTGCAGATCCTCGATCGCTTCCCCCATGTAGCCGTATTATTACCGTTGCACCTCAACCCCGTGGTGCGCGAGCCGTTGCAGGCAATTTTGGGCAGCCATCCCCGCATTTTCCTCACCGAACCTCTCTCCTACGGTCAACTTGTAGGGGCGATGCAACGTTGCTACCTCGTGATGACCGATTCCGGCGGCTTGCAGGAAGAGGCTCCCAGCCTGGGCAAGCCCGTCCTCGTATTGCGCAAAACCACCGAACGCCCCGAAGCGATCGCCGCTGGCACGGCTAAGTTAATCGGTACCGAAACCGCAGATATAGTGGCAGCAGCCAGTACTCTCTTGCAGGATGAAGCTGAATACAACCGCATGGCACAAATTGCCAATCCGTTTGGCGATGGCAAATCCTCCGAGCGCATTCTAGAAATCGTCAAGTCATATTTTTAGCTTGCTTCAACAATGTCTATTCCTCCTGAAATTCTTGCGTTGGCTCAACAATTGACCGATGAACTAGATCGCATTGAACTGCAAGCCAATAAAGGACTTGTCTTGGTAAGCCAATTTTTAGAGCGTTTTCCCGACGATGCAAGGCTGATTAGCCTGTCTGTTAGAGTAGGGAATGGCTTATTTTTTGTTGATGGCTTTAGAAATAGGATTGAGAGCATAATTGAGAGCGTATCTGACCCCAACGTATCAATCGAGGCTATTCAGTTGGCTGGTGAGGAGTTGTCAGAATTTTGGGGAAGAACTCTAGAATGTAAGATAGTAGTAAATAGAGCTATGAATATATTGGAGAGCTTGCAATGACTCAGCCACAAATGACTAGGGAGCAGGAGGTTCTCTTGGATGAGGCTCTAAAATATGCCCAATTGTTCGAGCAACAGGCGAAAGAGCTATGGGAGCAGGGAGAAGCTTTTGCCCAAAGGTGGGAAAAACGCCTGCGTGAAGCCGAAGCTGCTGCTGCACCTAATTCATCTATTGACTAAAGCGATTCAGTTAAACTCCCTCTTTGTTGAGCTATGCAAATATAAGGGTGCGATCGCTGGGTGGTTACTTACCAATGCAAAAACGACTAAAGATTCGATCGAGGACGGACTCAGTTACTTCTTCACCAGTAATTTCACCGATCGCGGCGATCGCGGCACGCAGATCGATCGTCCAGAAGTCCAAGGGCAGGCGATCGGCAACGGCTTCCATCACTTTATGCAAGGACTGTACTGCCTTCAGCAAACAGGCTTTTTGTCTTTGATTGATCGCAATATCGAGATTGCTGGCGGTGAGATTGGAACTGCGCGCGCAGGTCAGAATGGCTGACTCCAGCAAGTCAATAC includes:
- a CDS encoding ATP-binding protein — its product is MATIIGRVFATENIPSTPDTFNFWTELNSPVGIGTIVKVTVPQPSKRNFGNANATQWDIYGIVVEAHGYTDLVSALYDYIGADRSPELADIAPTQRPEIRAFKVAVLRMEPEEPMQPVPIGPVYLAEDEDVLMSMRMDEYVHKGRGIPVGVYVKGGANSPVYLDADFLLGPEAAHLNITGVSGLATKTSLVEFLLKSIFTHYYPDRSDRSVAAVFFNVKGPDLLYLDLEPAESGQLSPEEIAIYDKLEIPATPFDRVQYYAPYKPDGYNLNTLRTHPDLLHNVSPLQWGLTEIFEYTEVLLNRDDVDAKADAVLALIEEKVIRKPDPAYTLGVKVTNFQRLEEWFRQVIEEMESDNKKEWHSHHIATLYKVRNRLLNITNRCRGLVGNGDAVSDLPWGEFRKNHIYVVDVANLDPTAQDLVFTRIVSKIRESLEQNDLGVERAIIFVDELNKYAASDSGDTYLKRTLLDISERGRYLGEVLFSAQQFRSQVHKRVVGNCGTGLYGRMDMDELATPGYSNLSAAVKTKLSTLPKGELMVRHPHFTQPVFVKFPRPSVMRGQDGRQLYPPQVDMEFQEAMVYRLRQLQRHLSPAKIKDAIAGYDDDIVLQVVNKIEQQRPEDILSFCKTNLRTIPTRSNGAKVKVAPLYIPDESDDAYGD
- a CDS encoding heavy-metal-associated domain-containing protein yields the protein MSTIELKIPSMACSACADTITKAVKALDASATIQADLTTKLVSITTTQAESEVKGAIAAAGYAVDG
- a CDS encoding acetyl-CoA carboxylase carboxyltransferase subunit alpha is translated as MPDRQILLDFEKPLVELESRIDQIRSLAKDNGVDVDQQIYQLEQRADQLRQEIFSSLSPMQKMQIARHPRRPSTLDYIQTITDEWLELHGDRRGNDDPAMVGGIAKLDGYSVVVLGHQKGRDTKDNVARNFGMASPGGYRKALRLMEHADRFGLPIITLIDTPGAYPGVSAEELGQGEAIAANLRNCFGLQVPIICTVIGEGGSGGALGIGVGDHLMMFEHSVYTVATPEACAAILWRDAAKAPKAAEALKITADDLKQLGIIDQVLAEPRGGAHRLPLEAAATLKAALIKNLEQISKMSVRDRQERRYQKFRKMGVFLEADL
- the wecB gene encoding non-hydrolyzing UDP-N-acetylglucosamine 2-epimerase, producing MKPGLIHICVILGTRPEAVKLAPVVLSLRQSPAFKTTLILTGQHREMVQQVMDLFALKADYDLAIMQPKQSLTQITCGSLSGLEQLFQDLHPDMILVQGDTTTAFAAALAAFYQRIPIGHVEAGLRTDDLFNPYPEEANRRLISQIAQLHFAPTIAAVENLKRSGITAGIHNTGNTVIDALLHVSAQSPACDIPGLDWSAHRVILSTVHRRENWGQPLEDIAKAWLQILDRFPHVAVLLPLHLNPVVREPLQAILGSHPRIFLTEPLSYGQLVGAMQRCYLVMTDSGGLQEEAPSLGKPVLVLRKTTERPEAIAAGTAKLIGTETADIVAAASTLLQDEAEYNRMAQIANPFGDGKSSERILEIVKSYF